One window from the genome of Nicotiana sylvestris chromosome 9, ASM39365v2, whole genome shotgun sequence encodes:
- the LOC138878427 gene encoding uncharacterized protein, with protein MVCKNPGTYTSIKRDAQNRFAYMFFAPATSLAGWSYCRLVIAVDATFLKSKYRGVLFVVVSKDANNQIFPLYFGVAESENNEAYIWFFREMRKAIQVRHELVFLSDRNQSIVNGIRKVFPEAHHGICLFHFEKNLKQRHAKATVINLFQSAARSYKHEDFNQLMSQLKSIDKKTYNYIMEEPPERWARSWFPRRRYDVLKTNMVESMNSVLLKGREMSILRMLDFIQERLGEWFYERRKKANETFHRVSIWAEEEMTKKMDLACKMFVFNLDSMLFRINSEGIEFIVDLKKRTCDCLEFQLDELPCPHAIAAINKRYLQKSDYCSNWYSKETWLKTYEGHVNTVGDQKSWDIPQNVQSEITKPPDVEILQGRRQKKRHIPVTESVPFKSIKCSRCKQVGHNRTTCLSSPAPHPYLKKHTEKYSNL; from the exons ATGGTGTGCAAAAATCCAGGAACGTACACAAGCATAAAAAGAGATGCGCAGAATAG ATTTGCTTACATGTTCTTTGCTCCTGCGACATCACTAGCTGGTTGGTCCTACTGTAGACTCGTTATTGCAGTAGATGCAACGTTTTTAAAGTCCAAATATCGTGGTGTTCTATTTGTTGTTGTATCAAAGGATGCAAACAATCAAATCTTTCCTCTATATTTTGGTGTAGCAGAATCAGAAAACAATGAGGCATACATTTGGTTCTTCAGGGAAatgagaaaagcaattcaagtccgTCATGAATTGGTTTTCTTGTCAGATAGAAACCAATCAATTGTAAATGGGATTAGAAAAGTTTTTCCTGAAGCTCACCATGGTATCTGCCTCTTTCActttgagaaaaatttaaagcaaagacatgcaaaagccacggtaataaatctttttcaaagtgcTGCAAGGTCATACAAACATGAAGATTTTAATCAGTTAATGTCCCAACTCAAAAGTATTGACAAGAAAACATACAATTACATAATGGAAGAGCCTCCAGAGAGATGGGCTCGATCGTGGTTCCCACGGCGACGTTATGATGTGCTAAAAACAAACATGGTAGAATCAATGAATTCCGTTTTACTAAAAGGGAGAGAAATGTCTATTTTAAGAATGCTAGATTTCATCCAAGAAAGGTTAGGAGAGTGGTTTTACGAACGGAGAAAAAAGGCAAATGAAACTTTTCACAGAGTATCAATATGGGCAGAAGAAGAGATGACTAAGAAGATGGACTTGGCTTGTAAAATGTTT gtgttcaaccttgattcaatgttgttcagaataaatagtgaaggaatcgaattcattgtggacttaaagaagagaacttgtgactgtctggaattccaacttgatgaattgCCCTGTCCACATGCAATTGCTGCTATTAATAAGAGATATCTACAGAAATCTGATTACTGCTCAAATTGGTATTCAAAGGAAACATGGTTGAAAACATATGAAGGACATGTGAATACCGTGGGAGATCAAAAATCATGGGATATACCACAAAATGTACAATCTGAGATCACAAAACCTCCCGACGTAGAGATTTTAcaaggaagaagacaaaagaagaggcaTATACCTGTGACTGAATCAGTACCATTCAAATCTATTAAATGCAGTCGATGTAAACAAGTTGGGCATAATAGAACAACTTGCTTGTCTTCTCCAGCACCTCATCCATATTTAAAGAAACACACTGAAAAATACTCCAACCTTTAA